The Arachis hypogaea cultivar Tifrunner chromosome 14, arahy.Tifrunner.gnm2.J5K5, whole genome shotgun sequence genome has a segment encoding these proteins:
- the LOC112741983 gene encoding uncharacterized protein — translation MALPSAFQERLHHMDRTRCERLSLLQAEKELQANKSRVLASKLANIRATEQRCFLLDHKIASQNFNLLSLTSQIHNLEAKYDSLSQIFRSIQNEVDELEELREKRDRFYEAKMVEMKQFKEVADEFVVKCRRDVQGLRNRVNELRSSFIELKGNNQNSCNSEIVMAEKRRLELQAEKECVYRNLASNQQIKAQLQKQLQNILMTQTQEKRK, via the exons ATGGCGCTTCCATCCGCATTCCAGGAACGGCTCCACCACATGGACCGCACTCGATGTGAACGCCTCTCTCTCCTCCAG GCGGAGAAAGAGTTGCAAGCAAACAAGTCTCGCGTTTTGGCCTCCAAGCTCGCCAACATCAGAGCCACCGAACAGAGATGCTTCCTTCTCGATCACAAAATTGCTTCCCAGAACTTCAACCTTCTCTCTCTCACTTCTCAAATCCACAACCTCGAAGCCAAATACGATTCCCTCTCCCAAATTTTCAG GTCGATTCAGAACGAGGTGGATGAGCTTGAGGAGTTGCGGGAAAAGAGGGATAGGTTTTACGAAGCTAAGATGGTGGAAATGAAGCAATTTAAGGAGGTTGCTGACGAGTTTGTGGTGAAATGTCGAAGGGACGTTCAGGGTTTGAGGAATAGAGTAAATGAG TTGAGGTCATCTTTCATTGAACTGAAAGGTAACAACCAGAATTCATGTAATTCGGAGATAGTTATGGCAGAAAAGAGAAGGTTGGAACTGCAGGCTGAAAAGGAGTGTGTTTATAGAAACTTGGCCTCTAATCAGCAAATAAAAGCACAGTTGCAAAAGCAGCTTCAGAATATTTTGATGACACAGACTCAAGAGAAGAGAAAGTGA